Proteins from a single region of Novosphingobium sp. CECT 9465:
- the rpmB gene encoding 50S ribosomal protein L28, giving the protein MSRICELTGKGRQVGHNVSHANNKTKRLFLPNLQNVTLMSEKLDRSFKFRVSTHGLRSVEHNGGLDNWLLKQSDTKLSSRALKVKRDLVKATAA; this is encoded by the coding sequence ATGTCGCGTATCTGCGAACTGACCGGTAAGGGCCGCCAAGTCGGTCACAACGTAAGTCACGCCAACAACAAGACCAAGCGCCTGTTCCTGCCCAACCTGCAGAACGTCACGCTGATGAGCGAGAAGCTGGATCGCAGCTTCAAGTTCCGCGTTTCGACGCACGGCCTGCGCTCGGTCGAGCACAACGGCGGTCTCGACAACTGGCTGCTCAAGCAGTCGGACACCAAGCTCAGCTCGCGCGCCCTCAAGGTGAAGCGCGACCTGGTCAAGGCGACCGCAGCCTAA
- a CDS encoding esterase-like activity of phytase family protein, protein MAICHREIVRKFLAIVFLLLPLLWLTWAWKPLPPDGDSSRVRVDWLTPQVPPAERAALGAFTLQGLWRLQSDNQRFGGYSALVALPSGHFLAVSDRNGWLGFGPQLGAGAHVMPTGRTLVRRLRKGPNESFDVESVVRDPVDGSLWTGLESEWHVARIDPETGLAGFHAVPPLVDWPENGGAEAMARLADGRWIMLCESCGGGRGGLHLGLLFAGRPGLSPSQKFGILTPAGFDPVDMAPLPDGRLLILTRGFNLFPPRFTSRIVLADMATIDPKRPLATQELARIEGPALRENYEGMAIRTEADGRVGVWLISDANDTAFQETRVMQLWLDPARLPPKE, encoded by the coding sequence ATGGCGATCTGCCATCGGGAAATCGTGCGCAAGTTTCTCGCCATTGTTTTCCTGCTGCTCCCGTTGCTGTGGCTCACCTGGGCATGGAAGCCGCTTCCGCCCGATGGGGACAGCAGCCGCGTCCGCGTTGACTGGCTGACACCCCAGGTCCCGCCTGCGGAACGGGCAGCACTGGGTGCGTTCACCTTGCAGGGACTTTGGCGGTTGCAGTCCGACAATCAGCGCTTTGGCGGATATTCCGCGCTGGTAGCGCTGCCATCGGGCCATTTCCTTGCCGTCAGTGATCGCAATGGCTGGCTGGGCTTCGGCCCGCAGCTTGGTGCTGGAGCGCACGTAATGCCTACCGGGCGGACGCTGGTGCGAAGGTTGCGCAAAGGGCCGAATGAATCCTTCGACGTCGAATCTGTCGTGCGCGATCCGGTGGATGGCTCGCTCTGGACCGGGCTGGAAAGCGAGTGGCACGTCGCGCGGATTGATCCTGAAACAGGACTGGCGGGCTTCCATGCAGTGCCGCCTTTGGTTGACTGGCCCGAAAACGGAGGCGCCGAAGCGATGGCGCGGCTGGCCGACGGGCGTTGGATCATGCTGTGCGAATCGTGTGGCGGCGGACGCGGGGGGCTGCATCTGGGGCTGCTGTTTGCAGGCCGTCCCGGCCTGTCGCCCTCGCAGAAATTCGGGATATTGACACCTGCGGGGTTTGATCCGGTCGATATGGCGCCGCTGCCCGATGGGCGCCTGCTGATCCTGACGCGCGGCTTCAACCTGTTTCCGCCCCGCTTCACCAGCCGTATCGTGCTGGCAGACATGGCGACGATCGATCCAAAGCGCCCACTGGCAACGCAGGAACTTGCCCGCATCGAAGGCCCGGCCTTGCGCGAAAATTACGAGGGCATGGCGATTCGAACGGAGGCGGACGGGCGCGTGGGAGTCTGGCTCATTTCGGATGCCAACGATACGGCATTCCAGGAAACGCGGGTGATGCAACTGTGGCTTGATCCGGCCAGACTGCCGCCGAAGGAATGA
- the msrB gene encoding peptide-methionine (R)-S-oxide reductase MsrB — MHEPVSRYVPRRRFLALLGAGVAMPLASACSAKPAAKGTFPIQKTEAEWKRVLTPEQFYILREEGTERPGTSALLKEKRKGTFVCAADGSALFASSTKFESGTGWPSFWKPLPRAVGTTTDRSLGMSRTEVHCAQCGGHLGHVFNDGPQPTGLRYCINGDALKFRPA, encoded by the coding sequence ATGCATGAACCGGTTTCTCGATATGTGCCCCGCCGTCGCTTTCTGGCCTTGCTGGGAGCGGGCGTCGCGATGCCGCTGGCCAGTGCCTGCAGCGCAAAGCCCGCGGCCAAGGGCACCTTCCCGATCCAGAAGACCGAAGCGGAATGGAAGCGGGTGCTGACGCCCGAACAATTCTATATCCTGCGCGAGGAAGGCACGGAACGCCCCGGCACGTCCGCACTGCTCAAGGAAAAGCGCAAGGGCACCTTCGTCTGTGCGGCAGATGGCAGCGCGCTGTTCGCCTCGTCCACCAAGTTTGAGAGTGGCACCGGCTGGCCCAGCTTCTGGAAGCCGCTGCCGCGCGCGGTGGGGACAACCACGGACCGTTCGTTGGGCATGTCCCGCACCGAAGTGCATTGCGCGCAGTGCGGCGGCCATCTGGGCCACGTTTTCAACGATGGGCCTCAACCCACCGGGTTGCGGTATTGCATCAACGGCGATGCCCTGAAATTCCGGCCTGCCTGA
- a CDS encoding ABC transporter permease — protein MTGLSEKLRAALVIARRDFVAVIWSKTFIFFLIGPAFPVLVGGLAGNIGAKVQQNVDRPTIGLAMSGADADRMLAAREELSGRLAGTIPQVVVIRRLEPGEQFDARAALADSGRQVTAVVGGTLDAPTLAGPKERVRQWVGLVSNLAAHARSGTAMVYPDVAVEEVTGSVAKVRTGQAYTAQGGQVLLFLLTMLLAGMVLSNLVEEKGNKIIEVLAAAIPMDAMFMGKLFAMLGVSMVGIVVWGAVGGGLVLAGGQGLPTMATPAVGWPLFLVLGFLYFAMAYLLMGSLFLSIGGMASTVREVQTLSMPVSMFQLMVFFFSSYALTAAGTWVEWASWIFPVSSPYAMLARAAQHEEVWPHLVALGWQVLWVVLIVRAGAQMFRRTVMKSGPSRGRTSRGRVFSRLFGRSAQNRRKA, from the coding sequence ATGACCGGCCTTTCCGAAAAGCTGCGCGCGGCGCTGGTAATCGCCCGGCGCGATTTCGTGGCGGTGATCTGGTCCAAGACCTTCATTTTCTTCCTGATCGGCCCGGCGTTTCCGGTGCTCGTCGGCGGGCTTGCCGGGAACATCGGCGCCAAGGTCCAGCAGAACGTCGATCGCCCGACCATCGGTCTGGCGATGAGCGGTGCCGACGCCGACCGGATGCTGGCGGCCCGCGAGGAGCTTTCCGGCCGTCTTGCCGGAACGATCCCGCAGGTCGTCGTGATCCGGCGGTTGGAACCAGGCGAACAGTTTGACGCCCGCGCCGCATTGGCGGACAGCGGCCGGCAGGTGACCGCCGTGGTGGGGGGGACGCTCGATGCGCCGACCCTGGCGGGTCCGAAGGAACGCGTGCGGCAATGGGTGGGGCTTGTCTCGAACCTTGCCGCCCATGCGCGCTCTGGCACGGCCATGGTCTATCCCGATGTGGCGGTGGAGGAGGTGACCGGCAGCGTCGCCAAGGTACGGACCGGCCAGGCCTATACCGCGCAGGGCGGGCAAGTGCTGCTGTTCCTGCTGACGATGCTGCTTGCAGGCATGGTCCTGTCCAATCTGGTCGAGGAAAAGGGCAACAAGATCATTGAGGTGCTGGCGGCGGCCATTCCGATGGATGCGATGTTCATGGGCAAGCTGTTTGCGATGCTTGGCGTCAGCATGGTCGGCATCGTGGTGTGGGGTGCGGTTGGCGGGGGCCTTGTGCTGGCAGGGGGGCAGGGGTTGCCCACAATGGCCACGCCTGCGGTGGGCTGGCCGCTGTTCCTCGTGCTGGGCTTCCTCTATTTTGCCATGGCCTATCTCCTGATGGGATCGTTGTTCCTGTCCATCGGCGGCATGGCCAGCACCGTACGCGAGGTGCAGACGCTGTCGATGCCGGTTTCGATGTTCCAGCTGATGGTGTTCTTCTTTTCCAGTTATGCACTGACGGCGGCGGGCACCTGGGTCGAATGGGCATCGTGGATTTTCCCCGTCAGTTCACCTTATGCCATGCTGGCGCGTGCGGCGCAGCATGAAGAAGTCTGGCCGCATCTGGTGGCACTGGGTTGGCAGGTACTATGGGTTGTGCTGATCGTGCGCGCAGGCGCGCAGATGTTTCGCCGGACAGTGATGAAATCCGGCCCTTCGCGGGGCAGGACATCGCGCGGGCGCGTTTTTTCCCGTCTGTTCGGCCGATCCGCGCAAAATCGCCGGAAGGCTTGA
- a CDS encoding ABC transporter ATP-binding protein has product MKIELGEWPVSGNGVEAHGVELAIEARGLVKRFDGFTAVDGVDISVPKGSIYGILGPNGAGKTTTLRMLLGIIDPDEGYRRVLGCEHPTDVARRIGYLPEERGLYPAMKAYEAIAFLAALRGVPLKEGRRRGREMLEEHGLGYAADRQIRQMSKGMAQQVQLLGTLVHQPDLVVFDEPFSGLDALNQGKLERMIRALAERGTTVIFSTHVIAHAERLCDSVAIIAGGKVPFAGPVDVARDRLRPQVRLETRAQDGPWRAALPADARHEGALWYFTLPETGVEPLLRALIEGDAGILSLSIERAGLHDAFVAIAGEAAARALEEEGGEAR; this is encoded by the coding sequence ATGAAAATCGAGCTAGGGGAATGGCCCGTGTCCGGCAACGGCGTTGAGGCCCACGGCGTAGAACTCGCGATCGAGGCGCGCGGTCTGGTCAAGCGCTTCGATGGCTTCACCGCCGTCGATGGCGTGGATATTTCGGTGCCCAAAGGCTCGATCTACGGTATCCTTGGGCCGAACGGTGCGGGCAAGACCACCACTTTGCGGATGCTTCTGGGCATCATCGATCCCGATGAAGGCTATCGCCGCGTACTTGGCTGCGAACACCCCACGGACGTTGCGCGCCGCATCGGCTATCTTCCCGAAGAGCGTGGACTCTATCCAGCGATGAAAGCCTATGAGGCGATTGCCTTTCTGGCCGCCCTGCGCGGGGTGCCGCTCAAGGAAGGGCGCCGCCGGGGCCGCGAAATGCTGGAAGAGCATGGCTTGGGCTATGCCGCAGACCGCCAGATCCGTCAGATGTCGAAAGGCATGGCGCAGCAGGTCCAGTTGCTCGGCACGCTGGTCCACCAGCCCGATCTTGTCGTGTTCGATGAACCCTTTTCAGGTCTCGACGCGCTTAACCAGGGCAAGCTCGAACGCATGATCCGTGCGCTGGCAGAGCGGGGCACGACCGTGATTTTCTCGACCCACGTCATCGCCCATGCCGAACGGCTGTGTGATTCTGTCGCGATCATCGCAGGCGGCAAGGTGCCCTTCGCAGGCCCGGTCGACGTGGCGCGAGACCGCTTGCGCCCGCAGGTGCGGCTGGAAACGCGTGCGCAGGACGGCCCTTGGCGCGCGGCACTGCCCGCCGATGCGCGGCACGAAGGCGCATTGTGGTATTTCACGCTGCCTGAAACGGGCGTCGAACCGTTGCTGCGCGCGCTGATCGAAGGCGATGCGGGCATTCTCAGCCTGTCTATCGAGCGGGCAGGACTGCACGATGCCTTCGTTGCCATCGCGGGCGAGGCGGCGGCAAGGGCGCTTGAAGAAGAGGGGGGCGAAGCCCGATGA
- the queG gene encoding tRNA epoxyqueuosine(34) reductase QueG, producing the protein MDRLKAEAARLGFAACGIAPATDDPQLGARLEQWLGDGHHGTMEWMETRLHHRRGPQSLWPQARSVIALGMSYAPAADPRALEAHPDRGRISVYAQGGDYHDVVKRNLKALARWLVAQAPGEEVKVFVDTAPVMEKPLGQMAGIGWQGKHTNLVSRTHGSWLFLGAIYTTLEFAPDQPHPDRCGSCTACQAACPTQAFPAPYRLDARRCISYLTIEHKGPVPEEFRAAMGNRIYGCDDCLAACPWNSFAASAQANRAFLPRAELAAPRLAELLTLDDATFRKVFSGSPIKRIGRDRMVRNCLYAAGNSGDLRLLAPVSALLDDADPAVADAARWALKMFAQRPQRNSA; encoded by the coding sequence ATGGACCGGCTGAAGGCGGAGGCCGCGCGCCTTGGCTTTGCCGCCTGCGGAATCGCGCCTGCCACCGATGATCCGCAGCTTGGCGCGCGGCTGGAACAATGGCTGGGCGATGGCCACCACGGCACGATGGAATGGATGGAGACGCGGCTCCACCACCGACGCGGGCCGCAATCGCTGTGGCCGCAGGCGCGCAGCGTGATCGCGCTGGGGATGAGCTATGCCCCCGCCGCCGATCCGCGCGCGCTCGAAGCCCATCCCGATCGCGGACGCATTTCAGTCTATGCGCAAGGCGGCGATTATCATGACGTGGTGAAGCGCAACCTCAAGGCGCTCGCGCGCTGGCTGGTGGCGCAGGCACCGGGCGAAGAGGTCAAGGTCTTCGTCGATACAGCGCCGGTGATGGAAAAGCCGCTGGGGCAGATGGCGGGGATTGGCTGGCAGGGCAAGCACACCAACCTTGTCAGCCGGACGCACGGTTCCTGGCTGTTCCTCGGCGCGATCTACACCACGCTGGAGTTTGCCCCGGACCAGCCGCATCCAGACCGCTGCGGATCATGTACCGCCTGCCAGGCCGCCTGCCCGACGCAGGCCTTCCCAGCGCCCTATCGCCTCGATGCGCGGCGCTGCATTTCGTATCTGACGATCGAACACAAGGGACCGGTGCCAGAGGAGTTCCGCGCCGCGATGGGCAACCGCATCTATGGTTGCGACGATTGCCTTGCCGCCTGTCCATGGAACAGCTTTGCCGCCAGCGCACAGGCCAACCGCGCGTTCCTGCCCCGCGCGGAACTGGCCGCACCGCGACTGGCGGAACTGCTCACGCTTGACGATGCGACATTCCGCAAGGTGTTCAGCGGTTCCCCGATCAAGCGGATCGGGCGCGACCGCATGGTCCGCAATTGCCTTTATGCCGCAGGCAACAGCGGGGATCTGCGGTTGTTGGCGCCCGTATCCGCATTGCTCGACGATGCCGATCCAGCGGTGGCAGATGCGGCACGGTGGGCTTTGAAAATGTTCGCGCAAAGACCGCAGAGAAACAGCGCATAG
- a CDS encoding NAD(P)/FAD-dependent oxidoreductase has protein sequence MAGNTQMERADVIIVGAGHGGAQAGIALRQNGFEGRVLVIGREPEIPYERPPLSKEYLAREKTFERICIRPAQFWVDKNIEMKLGTEVVSLDPSAHTVTLSDGSQVEYGKLIWATGGDPRRLSCMGAELAGVHAVRTKEDADRLMTELDAGARRAVVIGGGYIGLEAAAVLTKFDVHVTLLEALPRVLARVAGESLSEFYQAEHRAHGVDLRTGAAMDCIEGDGTKVTGVRMADGSVLPADIVIVGIGIIPCIGPLITAGASGGNGVDVDEFCRTSLPDIYAIGDCAAHANDFADGAVIRLESVQNANDMATVAAKDICGAPVPYKATPWFWSNQYDLKLQTVGLSTGHDNAVLRGDPATRSFSVVYLKAGKVIALDCVNMVRDYVQGKKLVEARAQIAPELLADASVPLKEMAT, from the coding sequence ATGGCTGGGAATACGCAGATGGAACGTGCGGATGTCATCATTGTCGGCGCAGGCCATGGCGGGGCGCAAGCGGGCATTGCGCTGCGTCAGAACGGTTTTGAAGGTCGTGTGCTGGTCATCGGGCGCGAACCCGAAATTCCCTATGAACGTCCCCCGCTGTCCAAGGAATATCTTGCCCGCGAAAAGACCTTCGAACGCATCTGCATCCGCCCTGCGCAGTTCTGGGTCGACAAGAACATCGAGATGAAGCTGGGTACGGAAGTCGTCTCGCTCGATCCGTCTGCACACACTGTGACGCTGAGCGACGGCTCGCAAGTGGAATATGGCAAGCTGATATGGGCGACCGGCGGCGATCCGCGCCGTCTTTCGTGCATGGGCGCCGAACTGGCCGGTGTTCACGCCGTGCGTACCAAGGAAGACGCCGACCGGCTGATGACCGAACTTGACGCCGGAGCCAGGCGCGCGGTGGTGATCGGCGGTGGCTATATCGGTCTGGAAGCAGCCGCGGTGCTGACCAAGTTCGATGTGCATGTGACCCTGCTTGAAGCGCTGCCGCGTGTGCTGGCGCGCGTGGCGGGTGAATCGCTCTCGGAATTCTACCAGGCCGAACACCGCGCCCATGGCGTCGATCTGCGCACGGGTGCGGCGATGGACTGCATCGAAGGCGATGGCACCAAGGTGACCGGCGTACGCATGGCAGATGGATCGGTGCTTCCCGCTGACATCGTGATCGTCGGCATCGGCATCATCCCCTGCATCGGGCCGCTGATCACGGCGGGTGCATCGGGGGGCAACGGCGTGGACGTGGATGAATTCTGCCGCACATCCCTGCCCGATATCTATGCGATCGGCGATTGCGCGGCGCATGCCAACGATTTTGCCGACGGCGCGGTGATCCGGCTCGAATCGGTGCAGAATGCCAACGATATGGCGACGGTTGCAGCCAAGGATATCTGCGGCGCGCCTGTGCCTTACAAGGCAACGCCGTGGTTCTGGTCGAACCAGTATGACCTCAAGCTGCAAACGGTTGGGCTTTCGACCGGCCATGACAACGCCGTGCTGCGCGGCGATCCGGCAACGCGCTCGTTCTCGGTGGTCTATCTCAAAGCGGGCAAGGTCATTGCGCTCGATTGCGTGAACATGGTCAGGGATTATGTCCAGGGCAAGAAACTGGTCGAAGCCCGCGCCCAGATCGCGCCCGAATTGCTCGCTGATGCCAGTGTGCCGCTGAAGGAAATGGCGACGTAG
- a CDS encoding molybdenum ABC transporter ATP-binding protein — MSFEIRVQRQLGDASVSADFDAGAGLTALFGPSGAGKTSLLNMAAGLLRPDAGRIAVGGEVLFDSAAGIDLSPQERRAGYVFQDGRLFPHMRVRDNLRYGADRAHGQALMSLEDAADFLGIGALLERWPKTLSGGEAQRVAIGRALLSGPRFLLMDEPLAALDRSRREEVLAVIERLRDELRLPILYVSHDRAEVVRLAGLIVEV, encoded by the coding sequence ATGTCCTTTGAAATACGTGTGCAGCGGCAACTGGGCGATGCATCCGTATCGGCGGATTTCGACGCCGGGGCAGGCCTGACCGCGCTGTTCGGCCCTTCGGGTGCGGGCAAGACATCGCTGCTGAACATGGCCGCCGGGTTGTTGCGGCCCGATGCCGGGCGCATCGCGGTGGGTGGCGAAGTCCTGTTCGACAGCGCGGCAGGCATTGATCTTTCGCCGCAGGAGCGGCGCGCGGGGTATGTGTTTCAGGACGGGCGTCTGTTTCCGCACATGCGGGTGCGCGACAACTTGCGTTATGGCGCGGACCGTGCCCATGGGCAGGCGTTGATGTCGCTGGAAGATGCGGCGGATTTCCTGGGTATCGGCGCCTTGCTTGAGCGCTGGCCCAAGACGCTGTCGGGTGGAGAAGCGCAGCGTGTCGCCATCGGGCGCGCGCTTTTGAGCGGCCCGCGTTTTCTGCTGATGGACGAGCCTCTGGCGGCGCTGGATCGTTCGCGGCGCGAGGAAGTCCTGGCCGTGATCGAGCGTTTGCGCGACGAATTGCGCTTGCCGATCCTCTACGTCAGCCATGACCGCGCGGAAGTCGTGCGGCTGGCTGGGCTGATCGTCGAAGTCTGA
- the modB gene encoding molybdate ABC transporter permease subunit — translation MTLGPEEWEVVRLSLKVGAVAVGLCLPLAFALAWALARGRFPGKVVLDALVHLPLVLPPVVMGWLLLIAFGPQGPAGRWLEAWFGMTFMFRWTGAALAAGVMALPLMVRAMRLSIEAVDPRLEQAAMTLGASRWRTFRTITLPLALPGVIAATVLGFARSLGEFGATITFVSNIPGETQTLPLAIYSALQVPGAEPQVVRLAVVSVLLSLAALIVSEALARRTGRGGHVL, via the coding sequence ATGACGCTGGGACCGGAGGAATGGGAGGTCGTCCGCCTTTCGCTGAAGGTCGGCGCCGTCGCGGTTGGCCTGTGTCTGCCGCTGGCATTCGCTCTGGCGTGGGCGCTGGCGCGGGGGCGCTTTCCCGGCAAGGTCGTGCTCGATGCCCTGGTGCATCTGCCGCTGGTCCTGCCGCCCGTGGTCATGGGATGGCTGCTGCTGATCGCCTTCGGGCCGCAAGGGCCGGCCGGGCGCTGGCTTGAAGCGTGGTTCGGCATGACGTTCATGTTCCGCTGGACCGGCGCGGCGCTGGCGGCTGGGGTAATGGCGCTGCCGCTGATGGTACGGGCGATGCGCCTGTCGATCGAAGCGGTCGATCCCCGGCTGGAACAGGCAGCGATGACACTGGGCGCATCGCGCTGGCGCACGTTCCGCACGATCACCCTGCCGCTGGCTTTGCCCGGCGTGATTGCGGCGACAGTCCTGGGGTTTGCGCGGTCGCTGGGCGAATTCGGTGCGACGATCACGTTCGTTTCGAACATTCCGGGTGAGACCCAGACCCTGCCGCTGGCGATCTACAGCGCGCTTCAGGTTCCCGGAGCAGAGCCGCAGGTCGTCAGGCTTGCGGTGGTTTCGGTCCTGCTTTCGCTGGCCGCGCTGATCGTGTCCGAAGCGCTCGCCCGGCGTACGGGAAGGGGCGGCCATGTCCTTTGA
- the modA gene encoding molybdate ABC transporter substrate-binding protein codes for MILLVRMLLVLAFSSFMVTGHASAQERGPLVLAAVSMQEALTDAANRWAALNHPRPVLSFAASSALARQVEAGAKADLFVSADEEWMDYLQGKALLRAGTRARLTENRLVLVAPGTSALKLRITPGFALGRALGSGRLALADPATVPAGRYAKAALERLGVWRDIAGRIVPAENVRAALALVERGVVPLGVVYATDARASGKVRVIGMFPASSHPPITYPVALLKTSSHREAEAFRRFLISREGRTILARRGFGAR; via the coding sequence ATGATCCTCCTCGTTCGAATGCTGCTGGTTCTCGCATTTTCCAGCTTTATGGTGACCGGCCATGCATCCGCGCAGGAGCGGGGACCGCTGGTCCTGGCCGCCGTGAGCATGCAGGAAGCCCTGACCGACGCTGCCAATCGCTGGGCGGCCTTGAACCATCCGCGCCCCGTCCTTTCGTTTGCCGCCTCTTCCGCGCTTGCACGGCAGGTTGAAGCCGGCGCGAAGGCCGATCTGTTCGTTTCGGCGGACGAAGAATGGATGGACTACTTGCAGGGCAAGGCGTTGCTGCGGGCGGGAACGCGGGCGCGATTGACCGAAAACAGGCTGGTGCTGGTGGCTCCGGGAACGAGCGCGCTCAAGCTGCGTATCACGCCGGGTTTTGCACTGGGCCGCGCACTGGGCAGCGGACGCCTGGCGCTGGCTGATCCGGCGACCGTTCCGGCGGGCCGCTATGCCAAGGCCGCGCTGGAACGGCTGGGCGTCTGGCGCGACATCGCGGGGCGGATCGTGCCTGCCGAAAATGTTCGCGCGGCATTGGCGCTGGTGGAACGCGGGGTGGTGCCGCTCGGCGTGGTCTACGCCACCGATGCGCGCGCATCGGGCAAAGTGCGGGTGATCGGAATGTTTCCCGCCAGCAGTCATCCGCCGATCACCTACCCGGTGGCGCTGTTGAAGACGTCGAGCCATCGCGAGGCCGAAGCGTTTCGCCGATTCCTCATCTCGCGCGAAGGCCGGACTATCCTTGCCCGCCGAGGCTTTGGTGCGCGCTGA